The genomic interval CCTTCATGACCGTGGATAAAGACGGAAAAATCCGGATGGATTGTTCCTCTCCCAGCGCAATGGCCAGTCTGATTGCCTATAAAGACAAATTTGATATTTGCTTTGGCAATGATCCGGATTATGACCGGCATGGCATTGTGACGCGCAGTGCGGGATTGATGAACCCCAACCATTATCTGTCCGTTGCCATCTGGTATCTTTTTCAGAACCGCCCTGAGTGGAAACCGGACACCACCATTGGCAAAACACTGGTTTCCAGTGCCATGATTGATCGGGTCGCCAATCATCTGGGCAAAAAACTGTGTGAGGTTCCTGTAGGCTTCAAATGGTTTGTGGACGGATTGATGGATGGCTCCTTCGGTTTTGGCGGAGAAGAAAGTGCGGGAGCCTCTTTTCTCCGGAAAAACGGAACTGTCTGGACCACCGATAAAGATGGCATCATTCTGGATCTGCTGGCGGCTGAAATCACCGCGCAAACCGGCAAGGATCCCGGAGAACATTATCAACATCTGGAATCCATGTTTGGTTGTCCTGTGTATCAACGAATTGACGCGCAGGCGTCTCATGCCCAGAAGAAAGTTTTGCAGAATCTTTCACCGGACATGGTGTCTGCCACTGAAATGGCAGGTGAGCCTATCAAAGCCAAACTGACCCATGCGCCAGGCAACAAGGCGGCTATTGGCGGTTTGAAAATTGTGACAGAAAACGGCTGGTTTGCCGCAAGACCATCCGGAACTGAGGAAATTTATAAAATTTATGCGGAAAGCTTCATGAACAATCAGCACCTTCAGTTGATTCTCCTTGAAGCACAAACCATTGTGAGCAACGCTTTCAAAAACGCGGGGGTTTGACCAACGTGTTTTTGGTGCAACCTGTGGGCGACCGGCGGGTCGCCCCTACGGTGGATATCGGAAATTATTTGATCAACGTGTTTTTGGTGCAACCTGTGGGCGACCGGCGGGTCGCCCCTACGGTGGATATCGGAAATTAAATGTAGGGGCGACCGGCGGGTCGCCCTTGAAAATGGCACCCCGTCCCAATATTCGGATGCCAATGATTATCAAATTCACACATTTTATTAACAACCATGAGTGAGGAGCATGTTTATGGCAAAGAAAACGATTGATGATGTACAGTTGAGTGGAAAAAAAGTATTGATCCGCTGTGATTTCAATGTGCCTCTGGATGGCAGTCAGAATATTTCAGATGATCGACGTATTCAGGAATCATTGCCCACGATTCGCAAAGTAGTGGATTCCGGGGCCGCGGTCATTTTATGTTCCCACCTGGGACGTCCAGAAGGTGCGGTTGACCCGAAAATGAGCCTGAAACCGGTTGCGGCCCGACTCAAGGAATTGCTCGGCAAACCTGTCCAGATGGCTGGTGACTGCATTGGCGCGGAAGTTGAGGCTCTGAAAAGCAAGTTGAAAGGCGGAGAAATTCTGTTGCTGGAAAACCTGCGATTCCATAAGGCTGAAACCAAAAATAAGGATGACTTTTCTAAGGAATTAGCCAAAGGCATTGATATTTTTGTGAACGACGCTTTTGGCACAGCACACCGCGCGCATGCTTCCACAGAAGGTGTAACCCGTTTTGTGCCAATCTCCGTTTCTGGTTATCTGGTTGAAAAAGAACTGAAATATCTGGGTGACGCGGTCAACGCTCCCAAACGACCGTTTATCGCAGTGTTGGGCGGCGCGAAAATTTCCGGAAAAATTGATGTCATCAAAAGTTTGTTTGACAAGGTTGATGTCCTGATCATCGGCGGTGGCATGATTTTCACGTTCTATAAAGCGCAAGGACTGAATATCGGTTCCTCTTTACTTGAAGCCGATCGGGTTGAAATGGCCGGACAGCTTCTCGCAGAAGCAAAGTCCCGCAATATCAAACTGTTGCTGGCTGATGATGTGGTGATCGCTGACAAATTTGACAACAATGCCAACCGTAAGGTGGTTTCGATCAAGGATATCCCTGATGGCTGGATGGGACTGGATATCGGGCCTAAAACCATTAAAAAATACTGTTCAGAAATCCTTAAAAGTAAAACAGTTGTCTGGAATGGCCCGATGGGCGCGTTTGAAATGTCCAATTTTGAAGAAGGCACACGAAAAATCGCTGAAGCACTGGCCGAAGCAACCCGGAAAAGCGGCAGTGTGACAGTGGTGGGTGGCGGTGATTCTGCCGCGGCCATGAGTCAGTTCAACCTGGAAGATCAGGTCACGCACATTTCTACCGGTGGGGGCGCGTCCCTGGAATTCCTGGAAGGCAAGGTTCTTCCCGGAATTGACGCACTGGCTGATAAATAATTTTCGTATTCCTGCCACAGGGAATGTCGGCAGCGATCTCCATAGGAGGATATGGGGGATGATAGAACTCAAACGGGTTAAACTCATCCCCCACAACTTTCTGATACCATAAATCTTTCTATGCGTGCAGATCCCTCAGGTTCCTTCGGTTTGACACTTCCTTCAATACTCAAACAGTACCACACTACTCGAACTGTGCAGTTGAAAATTTATTACACATGACGCTTCATCACACTTGGCAAAGGTATTGTAAAATGGATACGGATAAACATACTCAACGGTCCTCACATCAATTTTTTAGTGTCAAAACCATTATAATTTCCACACTGTTTTTAGTTGTCTGTTTCCATCTCGGTTCCTCAATCCCGGCCTTGTCCCGTTCATACAAAAACTATCAGATAGCTCAAAACGTTTCCTATCTCAACGAGGTCAGCGACAACTTATTTAAGGCTGTAGAGAACTATGGTTTCGAACGGGGTCGTGTCAACGTTGTTTTGAACGATACGGGGCCTGTCGACAAAATGGAAATAAATCGGCAATTCATTCTGGCGAGACGGGAAGAGGGCGATCACGCGCTCAAAGTAGCACTGACAATGTTATCCACGCAAAAAACGGATACGATCCCGGCGTTGATCGAAGTGATCCATCAAATCGGTGATAAAATTTCTCGTTTGAGGGAAGAAACAAATAAAGACCTCCTTGTGCCAGTACAAGAACGAAAACAGGGACTTGCTGAAATCTGGTTTGGCACCATGACCCAATACATTGAACGCATTGAATCCCTGCTCATCAGTATTTCAAGTGATATCAGTGATGAGGATGGAATGATCAGTCGCTATTCTTCAATAAAACATACCACTCTATCGTTGAGAAATACCGCAGGACCCGAAATATCAATTCTCTCAGCGACCATGTTATCCCAGAAACCTGTTCAGGCGCCATTAGCCCAAAAAATACTGAAACTTCAAATCAGTACTGAACATTATTTTGACCGACTTTCGGATTTGATTCAACCCTTAACAGATTCAAGAATTCCTGAAGCCCTGGCTACACTCAAAACAACCTATTTTGAGGAATATCGTCCCTATAGAGACGCATTGTTTCCGTTAGCGTTAACAGGCGGACCTTATCCTTATTCGCAACAAGAGTTTTTGAACCAGGGAGTCACAGCGCTTTATCAAATTTCCTCTTTTATGAAAACTGTGATTGAGGTCACACATGACTATGCTGAGACGAAGGTCAATCATAGCAAACAGCAAATTATAATTTTGTTATCCACTTCCATTGGCTCACTCATTTTCATCCTGTTAATTTTTTTATATTTGAATTTCAGAGTTGTCAGACCAATCACTCAAATCACAGCAGTGGTTATGCGATTAGCCAGGAACGATGTGACTGTAGAGGTTCCCTTTGAGAAAAACCGGGATGAAATCGGTGAAATGGCAAGGGCTATTGGCGTTTTTAATGGCATCGCACAACAATTGAGAGAAGCACACGAGCGTTTTATTACCGTCATGGATAGTCTTGAAACAATTGTCTATGTTGCGGACATGACCACCTATGAAATCATCTTTGCCAATAAGTATACAACCAATTTATTTGGTAATATTGTAGGCGGTGCCTGTTGGGAAAAGATTCAAAATGGACAATCTGGACCATGTGCTTTTTGTACAAACAAAAAACTGTTGACGTCCGGAGGAATTCCAAATGAAGGGCTTCGTTGGGAATCCAGAAACACGGTCACAAACAGTTGGTATCTGATGTTTGACCGTGCCATCAAGTGGATTGATGGACGTGTTGTTCGCATGTCCATTGCGACTGACATAACCTACATAAAAATGATAGAAGAAGATCTGCGGAATGCCAGGATTCAGGCTGATGCGGCCAATCAGGCAAAAAGCCGTTTTTTAGCCAACATGAGTCATGAAATCCGCACACCGCTCAATGCGATTTTAGGTTTTAGCCAGATTTTATCAATGCAGTCCCGGAAATTAGCCGTTCCGCCTGAGTTTCAAAAATATCTCGGGATTATTCAACAAAGTGGAACTAATTTGTCTGAAATGATAAACAATGTTCTTGATTTATCAAAGATTGAAGCGGGTAAAACTGTGGTTGAAATGGAAACCCTTAATCTGAAATTATTGGTACAGGGAATATTTCATATCTACAAAGCGTCCGCAGACAAAAAACGAATACATTTCAACTATAACATTTCTGACAAGTTGCCTGTATATGTTGTTTCCGACCGCACAAAACTGAATCAAATTTGTACGAATCTGTTGGGAAACGCTATCAAGTTCACCCCTGAAGGGAAGCAAATCCAACTTAAAGCAGAACGGGATGGTGCGTGGATTCTTTTGCGGGTTGAAGACCAAGGCATTGGGATCTCTAAAGAAAAGCAGACAACGATTTTTGAAGCCTTTGAACAAGCTGAAAAATCAACAACCCGTCAATATGGCGGAACCGGGTTGGGGTTGGCGATTACTAAATCCCTGGCAGAATTATTAGGCGGCTCGATTAGCCTGGATAGCGTCCCCGGCCAAGGTTCAACCTTCACCGTAAAAATACCTCTTGTTGAGGTGGAATCTAATGACCAGAAACAAGAAAATATCCATTGGGATGACTATTGTTTTTCCAGAGACAATAAAATTCTGGTCGTTGAAGATAATCTTGAAAATCAGGAAATGATCAAAATTTTGTTTAATGAATTAGGCCTGGAAATAAAATTGGTGGTGAATGGGAAAGAAGGCATCGAACAATCTTTAAGCTTTATGCCGGATCTGATTTTGATGGACATACACATGCCCGGAATGAGCGGGATCGAGGTTACACAACAAATTCGAAGCATTCCTGATTGTAGAAATATTCCCATTGTCGCTCTTTCCGCTGACGCCTATAAAGAACAACAAGAAGAGGCCTATCGAGCAGGCATGACTGATTATCTCATCAAACCAGTTCTCATGAATAAACTTTTGCCTGTGTTAGAGAAATACTTGCGCCAGGAGCCCTCCTTAAAAGCAAACAAACAGGAATTCCAAGTCCCGTTGACCAAAGCCTGAAATGGCTAAGAAACAGACACAAAGGATTGCGACGGAAGGTATGCGGTTCGTTGTCGGGCAGGATTATTCCGTTCATTGTATCGAGCGTCAATCGAACGGTAGGTGGGGATGGCACCGCCAATTCCACAAATCGTATATTTGACGGGCGCGTAGTTCCGTTCTATCAGAGAAGTGAACAACCATGACCGGGAGATAGGTTTGTGTTGATGAGAGTGCTTTGAGAACACGCATTCCGGGAACTTCCCGGAATAGCGGTATCAATTATTGACCAGATGTTGAACAACCGGAAGTGCGCTTGGACCATTGAACGGTTTGACAATCCAGCCTTTGATCTTGAATTTTTTACAGCGTTTTTTCAGTTCCATGTCATTTTCATTGGTAAACACCAGAATATTGACATGGTCATCATTGAGTTCGGTCCGAATTTTTTCAACCATGGTGATCCCATCCATTTCCGGCATGGAAATATCGGTAATTACCAGTTTGATATCCTTGTCCGCCTGAAGTTTGGACAAGCCATCTAATCCATTGATGGCCGTTGTTACTGTAAATCCGTTTTCAGTCAGAAAACCTTCCACATTCATACGTACAACACTGGAATCATCAACAACAAGTACTTGTGACATAAATCCCCTCCTGAATACTGTTAGCTTTTAGCCACACCTGGCCAGTTATCTCTAATATGCATACAAATGAGTGTCACATCGTCTTCCATTTTGCACTCACCCGTTTTAACGTTGATCGTGTTTAATATCCCTGACGCACTCACTCCCCCATGTTCATCCTGATATTGTTTGATCATCCGTTTGAGATTTTTTTCACCAAGGTCCTCTCCATTGGGAAATGGATTTTCAATCAAACCATCCGTATAAAATACCAGTAAATCGCCTTTTTTAAGGAAGCCTTTCTTGGAATAAAACACTGGATTATCCTGATAACCCAAGGGTGTGTTTCGATCAAGAAGGCTGTTAATGGAGCCGTCTTCACTCAAAATGATCGGGAAATTATGTCCGGCATTGGAAAAATCCATTTCACCCGTGTTCAAATCAATACAGGCCACAAAAAAAGTCATGGCAAACTGATGATTTCCTGAATAGCACACAACCCTGTTGAGGTAGTCAAGAATTTCATTGGGAGTCAGGCTGATATTTTTCATCAATTGATCAGTAAACATCTGGGATGCCCCACAGACCGTTGCGGTTACTAACGCCGCAGGCACGCCATGCCCTGTGACATCACCGATCAAAACATACAGCAGATTCTCAACCTGCAAAAATCCATGCCAGTCCCCACCAGTTTCTGTTGCTGATTTGTAGAATGCCGCAATATCTATGTTGGAAATTTTTGGAACTGATTTGGGGAATAATTCCTGCTGCACAAGGGCCGCCACTTCCAGTTCATGGGAGAGTCTCATTTCATTCTGGATCAGTTCCAGATTCTTTTTGAGGATTCGGATCTGCTCACACAGACCTTCCACAAAATCCAGTTCAAATCGGTCGAATTCTGTGCTGCCGGGTCCTCTGAATACACAGATCATTTCATTGATGCCCCTGACTCTCAGAAATAATGCGTGTGAGCCGATGATCATGGCACCGGGTTCAAAAAAATATTCGTAAAAGAAACTGTCTTCCTTGATATAATTGAAATAACAGATTTCGGTCTCACTCTCCGGAAAAAGATTGGCAATGAAATCTTCATCCAGTGTTTTATTGAGAAACATGAATAAGGAATCCTCAGCCGGACGATACAGGTCTTCTTCTTTTTCAAACAGGATCGTATCACTGTTGTAGATATAATCCGTCAACAATTCGAAGGCATGCAGGATAATATCCCGTGCTTCCCGGAAAGAGCTGAAATTTTTGAACAGATCATTGAAGCACTGTAGCTTTTCCTCCTTTTTTTTAAGATTGATGTTCATGATATGAACCGCATCAGAAAGTTCATTCACAACAAGATCTTTCGTTGGAGGAATGGGGTTCAGCTTCATCTGTTCAAGGGAGTAGGTTGTCAGTTTTTCCATCCAGCCAACAATACTTTTGATAGACTTTCTTATCTCAATTAATTCCTCACTCATGGGAATCCTCAATAAAAGTGAATATATCTCAAGTGGGATGATTTCGACTTTTGTCAAAACCCGGGAAATCCACCCTGTCATTCAGCACTGATCCAGGTACTGATTTTCTATAGATGAACTGGGATTGATCTGTCAATATAATTTATACAGGCATAAGGAAAGAGTTTGTTGTGCCCGAATGAAAATTTTTTGTATTTTTCAACAAAAGTTTGTTACGAACAATTATTCCCAACGAATAACAGTGTTTTCAAAGGAAGGAGCGCTTCAATTAATGTTTAACTCACAATTTACAAGAAGGTTGTTATGCAGATATCGCTGAAAAAACCATCAGATCCGATCATTCGACAGGCTATTAAATTGCTGGATCCATGGAAATGGGCTACGGACCCTGTCATTTCAGGACTTGAGCATATTCCTGAAAAAGGACCGGTGCTGTTTGTTGGCAATCACACAGTGCTGGGCTTGCTGGATGCGCCCTTGATGTGGTGTGAACTTTATCAGCGTAAACATCTGTTTGTGCGTTCGTTGGGGGATCGTCTTCATTTTAAAGTTCCCGGATGGCGCGATATGCTCAAAACATTTGGCGCGGTCGAGGGAACCCGTGCCAATTGTGCGGAGTTGATGCGAAACGGAGAGCATATTCTGGTATTTCCCGGAGGATCCCGGGAAGTGAATAAACGGAAAAATGAAAAATATCAGTTGATCTGGAAGGAACGTTTAGGGTTTGCGAGGATGGCTATTGAGTTTGCCTGCCCTATAGTCCCGTTTGCCGCGGTAGGTGCAGAAGAATGTTACGATATCGTGATTGATGCGGATGATATTTTTTCATCGCCACTTGGACCACTACTCAGAAAAATCATTCCAAGGGATGAAACGATTCCCCTGGTGAAAGGGTGGGGGGGAACCCTTTTCCCCAGACCTGAACGATTTTATTTTAAATTTGGCAAGCCCATCCAGGTCGACAACTACCACAAGGATTATCAAAACAGGGATTATTGCGTTGAACTGAGAGAAACGGTCCGACAAGCCATTGAACAAATGCTCCGGGAACAACTTGAATTAAGAGCCAATGATCCTGACCGTGATTTTACAAAACGTTTATCGCATAAATTTCGAAAATGAAAGGATTCAATTCCTGTTCTGGCGGTATCTTTTCGTGTGACTCATGATTGATGAAGCAGTGAATCAAATTTTTTCCCCAAAATTTCATCGGGATCTATGGTCGGTTCCACACGGACCTGATTGCCTATCACTTGAAGTATTGTAACCATCTGTCCCATGGCAACTGCTTCTGATGGTTGAAAAACTTTCCATTCTTCCCCAAACAGTTTGACAACCCCGCTTCCACTTTGTGGATCAATCGCTTCAATCACACGGGCCTGTTGTCCAACCATGCCATCGACATTGGAAACATATTTGTGTGAAGCTTTGGCTGGAAAAAATTTATGAAATCCAACCCAGGACACACAGGTTCCAGCAGTCCAGACAAGCAATGTGGCCCAAGCAGGCAGGAACATGGCGAAGGGAACTGTCAACAAGGCACCCAGTCCGAGAGGCAGACAAACAAAACCGGGCAAAAAAAGTTCTAATGCCGACAGCACGATGCTTCCCGCAAAATAATAAAACCATAAATCAATCTGGCTCAACAGATTCAGCAAATCGTTCATGTCTTGTCCTTGAATAAATCAGCGATACTGCCCATTGCCCCGAGCGTGGCACTGGCTTCAAACGGGATAAAAACCTTGTCGCCGTCCCCCTGCGTGAAACGTTGAAATCCTGAAATATAGGATTGGGCGAGCATGTATTTGACCGCGAGTTCCACATTTCCCTGACAGGCGTCCACAATTTTCTGCATGGCTTGTTTCTGGGCTTCCGCGACCATCATGATGCTTTGGGCCTCTCCATCCGCCTTTTGAATGATGGCCTCACGCTCCCCCACAGCATTGTTGATATTTTCCTGCTTTTCTCCTTCAGACCGTGCGATTCTTGATTGTTTGTCACCCTCGGCTTCCAGAACACGGGCTCTGCGCTGTCGCTCTGCCTGCATCTGCTTTTCCATCGCTTCCTGCACATCCCTTGGTGGTGAGATGTCCCTGATTTCCACTCGACTGACCTTGACACCCCATTTATCAGTTGCCTCATCCAGTACGCTTTTCAGACCGGCATTGATTCTGTCCCGGGAGGCCAACGTTTCATCCAGTTCCAGTTCACCAATGACCGAACGCAAGGTAGTCTGTGCCAGTTGAGACACCGCGATCGGTAAATTGGCCACTTCATAAACCG from SAR324 cluster bacterium carries:
- a CDS encoding alpha-D-glucose phosphate-specific phosphoglucomutase, with product MGLHALAGKPAPRELLVNIPRLISSYYTNQPDPSRMEEQVSFGTSGHRGCSFKNSFNEAHILAISQALCEYRKQQGYDGPLFIGMDTHALSESSFITAVEVFAANGVEIRIQTGRGYTPTPVISHAILTYNQGRTTGLADGVVITPSHNPPEDGGFKYNPVNGGPADTSTTKIIQDRANEIMRGGLKAVKRMPFARALQASTTKEHDYVKPYVDDLKHVVNLEVVSKSGIQIGVDPLGGSGIGFWEPIAETYKLNLKVVNPVIDPTFSFMTVDKDGKIRMDCSSPSAMASLIAYKDKFDICFGNDPDYDRHGIVTRSAGLMNPNHYLSVAIWYLFQNRPEWKPDTTIGKTLVSSAMIDRVANHLGKKLCEVPVGFKWFVDGLMDGSFGFGGEESAGASFLRKNGTVWTTDKDGIILDLLAAEITAQTGKDPGEHYQHLESMFGCPVYQRIDAQASHAQKKVLQNLSPDMVSATEMAGEPIKAKLTHAPGNKAAIGGLKIVTENGWFAARPSGTEEIYKIYAESFMNNQHLQLILLEAQTIVSNAFKNAGV
- a CDS encoding NfeD family protein, yielding MNDLLNLLSQIDLWFYYFAGSIVLSALELFLPGFVCLPLGLGALLTVPFAMFLPAWATLLVWTAGTCVSWVGFHKFFPAKASHKYVSNVDGMVGQQARVIEAIDPQSGSGVVKLFGEEWKVFQPSEAVAMGQMVTILQVIGNQVRVEPTIDPDEILGKKFDSLLHQS
- a CDS encoding acyltransferase family protein; protein product: MQISLKKPSDPIIRQAIKLLDPWKWATDPVISGLEHIPEKGPVLFVGNHTVLGLLDAPLMWCELYQRKHLFVRSLGDRLHFKVPGWRDMLKTFGAVEGTRANCAELMRNGEHILVFPGGSREVNKRKNEKYQLIWKERLGFARMAIEFACPIVPFAAVGAEECYDIVIDADDIFSSPLGPLLRKIIPRDETIPLVKGWGGTLFPRPERFYFKFGKPIQVDNYHKDYQNRDYCVELRETVRQAIEQMLREQLELRANDPDRDFTKRLSHKFRK
- a CDS encoding phosphoglycerate kinase; this translates as MAKKTIDDVQLSGKKVLIRCDFNVPLDGSQNISDDRRIQESLPTIRKVVDSGAAVILCSHLGRPEGAVDPKMSLKPVAARLKELLGKPVQMAGDCIGAEVEALKSKLKGGEILLLENLRFHKAETKNKDDFSKELAKGIDIFVNDAFGTAHRAHASTEGVTRFVPISVSGYLVEKELKYLGDAVNAPKRPFIAVLGGAKISGKIDVIKSLFDKVDVLIIGGGMIFTFYKAQGLNIGSSLLEADRVEMAGQLLAEAKSRNIKLLLADDVVIADKFDNNANRKVVSIKDIPDGWMGLDIGPKTIKKYCSEILKSKTVVWNGPMGAFEMSNFEEGTRKIAEALAEATRKSGSVTVVGGGDSAAAMSQFNLEDQVTHISTGGGASLEFLEGKVLPGIDALADK
- a CDS encoding response regulator, which produces MEINRQFILARREEGDHALKVALTMLSTQKTDTIPALIEVIHQIGDKISRLREETNKDLLVPVQERKQGLAEIWFGTMTQYIERIESLLISISSDISDEDGMISRYSSIKHTTLSLRNTAGPEISILSATMLSQKPVQAPLAQKILKLQISTEHYFDRLSDLIQPLTDSRIPEALATLKTTYFEEYRPYRDALFPLALTGGPYPYSQQEFLNQGVTALYQISSFMKTVIEVTHDYAETKVNHSKQQIIILLSTSIGSLIFILLIFLYLNFRVVRPITQITAVVMRLARNDVTVEVPFEKNRDEIGEMARAIGVFNGIAQQLREAHERFITVMDSLETIVYVADMTTYEIIFANKYTTNLFGNIVGGACWEKIQNGQSGPCAFCTNKKLLTSGGIPNEGLRWESRNTVTNSWYLMFDRAIKWIDGRVVRMSIATDITYIKMIEEDLRNARIQADAANQAKSRFLANMSHEIRTPLNAILGFSQILSMQSRKLAVPPEFQKYLGIIQQSGTNLSEMINNVLDLSKIEAGKTVVEMETLNLKLLVQGIFHIYKASADKKRIHFNYNISDKLPVYVVSDRTKLNQICTNLLGNAIKFTPEGKQIQLKAERDGAWILLRVEDQGIGISKEKQTTIFEAFEQAEKSTTRQYGGTGLGLAITKSLAELLGGSISLDSVPGQGSTFTVKIPLVEVESNDQKQENIHWDDYCFSRDNKILVVEDNLENQEMIKILFNELGLEIKLVVNGKEGIEQSLSFMPDLILMDIHMPGMSGIEVTQQIRSIPDCRNIPIVALSADAYKEQQEEAYRAGMTDYLIKPVLMNKLLPVLEKYLRQEPSLKANKQEFQVPLTKA
- a CDS encoding serine/threonine-protein phosphatase is translated as MSEELIEIRKSIKSIVGWMEKLTTYSLEQMKLNPIPPTKDLVVNELSDAVHIMNINLKKKEEKLQCFNDLFKNFSSFREARDIILHAFELLTDYIYNSDTILFEKEEDLYRPAEDSLFMFLNKTLDEDFIANLFPESETEICYFNYIKEDSFFYEYFFEPGAMIIGSHALFLRVRGINEMICVFRGPGSTEFDRFELDFVEGLCEQIRILKKNLELIQNEMRLSHELEVAALVQQELFPKSVPKISNIDIAAFYKSATETGGDWHGFLQVENLLYVLIGDVTGHGVPAALVTATVCGASQMFTDQLMKNISLTPNEILDYLNRVVCYSGNHQFAMTFFVACIDLNTGEMDFSNAGHNFPIILSEDGSINSLLDRNTPLGYQDNPVFYSKKGFLKKGDLLVFYTDGLIENPFPNGEDLGEKNLKRMIKQYQDEHGGVSASGILNTINVKTGECKMEDDVTLICMHIRDNWPGVAKS
- a CDS encoding SPFH/Band 7/PHB domain protein gives rise to the protein MELMSVGFFLVILVIILLAKGLLIVKQGEALVIERLGTYHSTLNSGLNVIIPFLDNPRSIIWQRDGKVGVYSRIDIREMVLDVSKQTVITKDNVGLTVDAIMYVQITDAKRAVYEVANLPIAVSQLAQTTLRSVIGELELDETLASRDRINAGLKSVLDEATDKWGVKVSRVEIRDISPPRDVQEAMEKQMQAERQRRARVLEAEGDKQSRIARSEGEKQENINNAVGEREAIIQKADGEAQSIMMVAEAQKQAMQKIVDACQGNVELAVKYMLAQSYISGFQRFTQGDGDKVFIPFEASATLGAMGSIADLFKDKT
- a CDS encoding response regulator, with product MSQVLVVDDSSVVRMNVEGFLTENGFTVTTAINGLDGLSKLQADKDIKLVITDISMPEMDGITMVEKIRTELNDDHVNILVFTNENDMELKKRCKKFKIKGWIVKPFNGPSALPVVQHLVNN